In Lonchura striata isolate bLonStr1 chromosome 11, bLonStr1.mat, whole genome shotgun sequence, the following proteins share a genomic window:
- the ALPK3 gene encoding alpha-protein kinase 3 yields MSSTRRALAGLYGRGTSHMDGAEEAESAAWASRPDRRSYLLGIRPQNSLSSSRFSPSSLGRSTFCAIISQLTEETQPLFETTIKSRAVSEDSDAKFTCIVTGYPQPEVTWYKDDEEMDRYCGLPKYEIFRHGNRHTLQLYKCREEDAGIYQASARNNKGIVSCSGVLEVGTMTEFKIHQKWFDKIKRKAEEKMQEIEQGKKRGKENVEVEKLQGMSPERLQRKRRLARDQNLRSGDSSWEKEDAAKVHVADAQSRLHKDIAETKEQPLSAVPGFPNKLVAPLKAEVTTNGDATLESGEENANNFLTYIYETVEDLATKPGAKDSAAKKKKKVEAPSAPRQEASKREESGRDRANPSANPRFAPPVPLRRNARLRAANDQEVETSPKLKEPGKAVKQDIKPNDDMYFSLKDMYFDKQVKPAAGKEEMGAKEETGSEAALQPVTASRQTEDAPLASEVLEAGPVVSEGQRGQQQEQKLEGSKEVAARFGQSPGDLKHPVSSPTKETSQQANKPEEVRKEVPVCQETRGAVKRTNPRFRPQDSPKPPAHSSDHVQSGKEHPPPRKQAERHSHALVDRETQEGLLNQENKSQDGEESLLKNLTPPEPGENTPLEQIPQQTVKDGKSKAARAELAGSHPGVRTGGSDAAEPCLGAVHREAGGTPLGHQNTQNEMAPPASVPLAKEEPLPAPALRPSVAQEALLASNRSPGMEATAGEVPSGAQLLPPVSGQTEITRTDGSAPQKMFSAITLEEENAKPVPMGPQGKEGGLLTATAPCQEPAASSGTWEGVSEVQPQVPLVLPGSERSQEMSVEEKTQHKNLVSSLKNYLLLLLKMSDSSKEDTDSGDKEQPNAGEGTIPEIGIAGLSPRTSRKVLEKVQNNQLFQTAENLPLTPRTSRRITGMINEEFLTSKEMLACRPVPPRRRAWGAPEAEGPPPLSVPSIVVGSMPPAGVTPHLSDLPPVSSEESHADPLAVLPCATPEELALGARRKIYLPKPKQVGVEEEATPESLGHTRSPTVSPRQSRKNASLLHSPASVPSSPSEQCSPTLMRKMATLEVPKLYEEPAGSTSGEEEVPGDAKPEAQPAESQSTNNPFKAPQVVRKIRAEQFSDASGNLKLWCQFFNILSDSKLTWYKDEIPVAEAQRSAGDEGQAALAVVQASQKDCGVYRCVISNEYGTDSTDFLLSPEVLSGFILREEIEVGEEIEMTPMVFAKGLADAGYWGDKLFGRVVSEDVEVGAGFLRKACRARAIYGLEPVFESGHTCVIKVHNFIVFGTKNENSLIEKNYDITIQECKVQNSSREYCKIFAAEARAVPDFGAVPEIIPLYLIYRPANNIPYATMEEDLGGPCEQYCVTERDGSLVARGTSEIVLKCCTFQHWVYQWTNGNILVTDMEGVGWKLTNVRIATNLKGYQGLKESCFPSLLEQFPAAHRCNHYCSILGLKMLEPAKPKGSRSPCLGRKSAQSSPQLQKKVLTSPQGTRKASVSPKSSRRAAETGEVRTACKPRSGESNRAGCPQ; encoded by the exons CTTATCAAGCAGCAGATTCTCTCCCTCCAGTTTAGGAAG GAGCACCTTCTGCGCAATCATTTCTCAGCTGACGGAGGAAACACAGCCACTATTTGAAACCACTATCAAATCCCGTGCTGTGTCCGAGGACTCTGATGCTAAATTCACGTGCATAGTGACAG GGTATCCACAGCCAGAGGTGACGTGGTACAAGGATGATGAGGAGATGGATCGCTATTGTGGCTTACCCAAGTATGAGATATTCCGTCATGGAAACCGACACACCCTGCAGCTCTACAA GTGCCGAGAAGAGGATGCAGGCATTTACCAGGCCTCAGCTAGAAATAACAAAGGCATCGTATCCTGCTCCGGTGTGCTGGAAGTGGGAACCATGACGGAGTTCAAAATCCATCAGAAGTGGTTTGACAAAATCAAGAGAAAGGCTGAAGAAAAGATGCAAGAAATAGAACAAGGCAAGAAAcgaggaaaagaaaatgtggaGGTGGAGAAGTTGCAAGGAATGAGCCCGGAACGGCTCCAGAGGAAGCGGAGGCTGGCTAGAGATCAGAATCTCCGGTCAGGGGACTCTTCGTGGGAGAAGGAAGATGCAGCAAAAGTGCATGTGGCGGATGCACAGTCCAGGTTACACAAGGATATTGCTGAGACAAAGGAGCAGCCACTCAGTGCGGTGCCAGGCTTCCCAAACAAACTGGTGGCACCTCTGAAGGCAGAGGTGACCACCAATGGAGACGCCACTTTGGAAAGTGGGGAGGAGAACGCGAACAACTTTCTCACGTACATCTATGAGACAGTGGAAGACTTGGCAACCAAGCCAGGGGCAAAAGACTCTGcagctaaaaagaaaaagaaggtagAGGCTCCTTCAGCACCAAGACAGGAAGCTTCTAAGAGAGAAGAAAGTGGGAGAGACAGGGCCAATCCATCTGCAAATCCCAGGTTTGCTCCTCCTGTCCCCTTACGGAGGAATGCACGTTTGCGAGCAGCAAATGATCAAGAAGTGGAAACCAGTCCAAAACTCAAAGAGCCTGGGAAAGCTGTGAAACAGGACATTAAACCTAATGATGACATGTACTTTTCTTTAAAGGACATGTATTTTGATAAGCAAGTGAAGCCAGcggcagggaaggaggaaatgGGAGCCAAGGAGGAGACCGGGAGTgaggctgccctgcagcctgtgACAGCCAGCAGACAGACAGAGGATGCTCCACTGGCCTCTGAGGTGTTGGAGGCAGGACCTGTGGTGTCCGAGGGCCAGAGAGGCCAGCAGCAAGAACAGAAGTTGGAGGGAAGCAAAGAG gttgCAGCAAGATTTGGACAGTCTCCTGGTGACCTAAAGCACCCAGTGTCCAGTCCAACCAAAGAGACCAGTCAGCAAGCCAATAAGCCAGAGGAGGTCAGGAAAGAGGTGCCTGTTTGCCAGGAAACCAGGGGGGCTGTGAAAAGGACAAATCCTCGGTTTAGGCCTCAGGACTCACCAAAGCCACCAGCACATTCTTCAGACCATGTACAGTCTGGCAAGGAGCACCCACCCCCCAGGAAGCAGGCAGAAAGACATTCCCATGCTCTTGTGGACAGAGAGACTCAGGAAGGACTGTTAAATCAAGAGAACAAAAGCCAAGATGGGGAAGAGTCATTGCTAAAAAATTTGACTCCTCCAGAACCTGGAGAAAACACTCCTCTTGAGCAAATCCCACAACAGACAGTCAAGGATGGAAAGAGCAAAGCAGCAAGAGCAGAGTTGGCTGGGAGCCATCCTGGTGTGAGGACAGGAGGGAGTGATGCAGCAGAGCCATGTCTTGGGGCTGTGCacagggaggcaggagggacACCTTTGGGCCATCAGAACACCCAAAATGAAATGGCACCTCCTGCTTCAGTTCCTCTTGCCAAGGAGGAGCCActtcctgctcctgcactgagACCATCAGTGGCTCAGGAGGCACTGCTGGCATCTAATAGAAGTCCAGGGATGGAGGCCACTGCAGGAGAGGTCCCATctggagcccagctgctgcctcctgtgaGTGGACAAACAGAAATCACAAGGACAGATGGATCTGCCCCACAAAAGATGTTTTCAGCCATCACTTTAGAGGAGGAAAATGCTAAGCCAGTGCCCATGGGACCtcaagggaaggagggaggactCCTGACAGCTACAGCTCCATGCCAGGAACCAGCAGCATCTTCAGGGACTTGGGAAGGAGTCTCTGAGGTTCAGCCACAGGTACCGCTGGTTCTGCCCGGCTCCGAGAGATCTCAGGAGATGTCTGTGGAGGAGAAAACGCAGCACAAAAACCTGGTTTCCTCCTTAAAGAACTACCTGCTGCTACTTCTAAAAATGTCAGATAGCAGTAAGGAGGACACTGACTCTGGGGACAAGGAGCAGCCGAATGCAGGGGAAGGCACAATCCCGGAGATAGGCATTGCTGGCCTTAGCCCTCGCACCTCAAGGAAAGTTTTGGAAAAAGTACAAAACAACCAGCTCTTCCAGACAGCAGAGAACTTGCCTCTGACCCCCAGGACATCCAGACGGATCACAGGAATGATTAATGAGGAGTTTCTTACCAGCAAGGAGATGCTGGCTTGCAGGCCTGTGCCACCAAGGAGACGCGCCTGGGGGGCTCCTGAGGCTGAGGGGCCGCCCCCACTCTCAGTACCCTCCATCGTGGTGGGCAGCATGCCCCCAGCAGGAGTGACTCCTCATCTTTCTGATTTGCCTCCAGTGAGCTCTGAAGAGAGCCATGCTGACCCTCTGGCAGTGCTACCTTGTGCCACACCAGAAGAGCTCGCTTTAGGGGCCCGGCGCAAAATATACCTGCCAAAACCCAAACAGGTGGGGGTGGAAGAGGAGGCGACCCCAGAGAGCCTGGGGCACACAAGAAGTCCAACTGTTTCACCACGGCAATCCAGGAAGAATGCATCCCTGTTGCATTCTCCTGCCTCAGTTCCATCCTCTCCCTCAGAGCAGTGCTCTCCAACCCTCATGAGAAAGATGGCCACGTTGGAGGTTCCTAAGCTGTATGAGGAGCCTGCAGGTAGCACCAGTGGTGAGGAAGAGGTTCCTGGAGATGCTAAGCCAGAAGCACAGCCAGCAGAGTCCCAGAGTACAAATAACCCATTTAAag CTCCACAGGTGGTCCGTAAGATCAGGGCAGAACAATTTTCTGATGCATCAGGAAACCTGAAACTTTGGTGCCAGTTCTTCAATATATTGAGTGATTCCAAGCTGACGTGGTACAAGGACGAGATCCCTGTAGCTGAAGCCCAAAGGAG TGCTGGTGATGAGGGacaggcagctctggctgttGTGCAGGCATCCCAGAAGGACTGCGGAGTCTATCGGTGTGTGATCAGCAATGAGTATGGCACCGACTCCACAGATTTCCTGCTCAGCCCAGAAG TGTTGTCAGGATTTATCCTGCGGGAAGAGATTGAAG TTGGAGAGGAGATCGAGATGACACCCATGGTGTTTGCCAAGGGTTTGGCTGATGCAGGCTATTGGGGGGATAAGCTCTTCGGGCGCGTGGTGAGCGAGGACGTGGAAGTGGGCGCTGGTTTCCTGCGCAAAGCCTGCCGTGCCAGAGCCATCTACGGCCTGGAGCCTGTCTTCGAGTCTGGCCACACCTGTGTCATCAAAGTGCACAATTTCATCGTCTTTGGGACCAAGAATGAGAACAGCCTTATTGAGAAGAACTATGATATCACCATCCAG GAATGTAAAGTCCAAAACTCCAGCCGTGAGTACTGCAAGATCTTTGCTGCTGAGGCACGAGCAGTCCCTGATTTTGGAGCAGTGCCTGA GATAATTCCTCTCTACCTGATTTATCGTCCGGCCAACAACATCCCTTATGCCACAATGGAGGAGGACCTTGGCGGGCCCTGCGAGCAGTACTGTGTCACTGAGAGAGATGGCAGCTTGGTGGCACGGGGCACCTCGGAGATTGTGCTCAAATGCTGCACCTTCCAGCACTGGGTTTACCAGTGGACAAACGGAAACATCCTTGTGACTGACATGGAAG GAGTGGGCTGGAAGTTGACCAACGTGCGGATTGCTACCAACCTGAAAGG GTACCAGGGGCTGaaggagagctgcttcccctccctgctggagcagTTCCCGGCTGCTCACAGGTGCAATCACTACTGCAGCATCCTGGGCCTGAAGATGCTGGAGCCAGCCAAGCCCAAGGGCTCCAggagtccctgcctgggcaggaaGTCTGCTCAgtccagcccccagctccagAAGAAGGTGCTGACAAGTCCTCAGGGCACCCGCAAGGCTTCTGTGAGCCCCAAGAGCTCCCGGAGAGCTGCAGAAACAGGGGAGGTCCGAACAGCCTGCAAACCCAGGTCAGGAGAGAGCAACAGAGCTGGCTGCCCGCAGTag